The following proteins are co-located in the Cetobacterium ceti genome:
- a CDS encoding adenylate kinase, whose translation MNIMLFGAPGAGKGTQAKYIIDKYGIPQISTGDMLRAAITAGTPMGMEAKKFMDEGKLVPDSTIIGIIKERLSQEDCKKGFILDGFPRTLAQAEALEELMKELNIKLDKVISLNVPDELIVGRITGRRVCPACGASFHTVFNPSKVEGKCDYCGADLITRKDDTAETVNKRLEAYHSQTAPLFDFYKDRDVLVELDGTKEIEEIKNEIFSILG comes from the coding sequence ATGAATATAATGTTATTCGGAGCTCCAGGAGCTGGAAAAGGAACACAAGCTAAGTATATTATAGATAAGTATGGTATACCACAAATATCAACTGGAGATATGTTAAGAGCTGCAATTACAGCAGGAACTCCAATGGGTATGGAAGCTAAAAAATTTATGGATGAAGGGAAATTAGTACCTGATTCAACTATAATCGGAATTATAAAAGAGAGATTATCTCAAGAGGATTGTAAAAAAGGATTTATTCTTGATGGATTCCCAAGAACTCTAGCTCAAGCAGAAGCTCTTGAAGAATTAATGAAAGAATTAAATATTAAGTTAGATAAGGTTATATCATTAAATGTACCTGATGAATTAATCGTAGGAAGAATTACTGGAAGAAGAGTATGTCCTGCTTGTGGAGCATCTTTCCATACAGTATTTAATCCATCTAAAGTAGAGGGAAAATGTGATTACTGTGGAGCAGATTTAATTACTAGAAAGGATGATACAGCTGAAACTGTTAACAAAAGACTAGAAGCATATCATTCACAAACTGCACCTTTATTTGACTTTTACAAAGATAGAGATGTTTTAGTAGAATTAGATGGAACTAAAGAGATTGAAGAAATTAAAAATGAAATTTTTTCTATTTTAGGTTAA
- the rpmJ gene encoding 50S ribosomal protein L36 — protein sequence MKVRASVKPICDKCKVIKRHGKIRVICENPKHKQVQG from the coding sequence ATGAAGGTAAGAGCATCAGTTAAACCTATTTGCGACAAATGTAAAGTTATCAAGAGACACGGGAAGATCAGAGTAATCTGTGAAAATCCAAAGCATAAGCAAGTTCAAGGATAA
- the rplR gene encoding 50S ribosomal protein L18, translating into MFKKVNRESIRRRKHLSIRNKISGTAERPRLSVYRSNNNIFAQLIDDVNGVTLAASSTIEKEIKANVKHGGNVEAAKLVGKALAEKAVAKNITVVVFDRSGYKYTGRIAALAEAAREAGLKF; encoded by the coding sequence TTGTTTAAGAAAGTTAATAGAGAATCTATTAGAAGAAGAAAGCACTTATCTATCAGAAACAAGATTTCTGGTACTGCTGAAAGACCAAGACTTTCTGTATATAGATCAAACAACAATATCTTTGCTCAACTTATCGATGATGTGAATGGAGTAACTTTAGCTGCTTCATCTACTATCGAAAAAGAGATCAAAGCCAATGTAAAACACGGAGGAAATGTTGAAGCTGCAAAATTAGTAGGAAAGGCACTAGCTGAGAAAGCTGTTGCAAAGAATATAACAGTTGTAGTATTTGACAGATCTGGATATAAATACACAGGAAGAATTGCTGCCCTTGCAGAAGCTGCAAGAGAAGCAGGATTAAAATTCTAA
- the infA gene encoding translation initiation factor IF-1: protein MSKKDVIELEGTIIEALPNAMFQVELENGHTILGHISGKMRMNYIKILPGDKVTVQISPYDLSRGRIVYRKK, encoded by the coding sequence ATGTCAAAAAAGGATGTTATCGAATTAGAAGGTACTATTATTGAGGCCCTTCCTAATGCGATGTTTCAGGTTGAATTAGAGAATGGTCATACGATTTTAGGGCACATTTCTGGAAAAATGAGAATGAACTATATTAAAATTTTACCAGGAGACAAGGTAACGGTACAAATCTCACCTTATGATTTATCAAGAGGTAGAATAGTATACAGGAAAAAGTAG
- the secY gene encoding preprotein translocase subunit SecY, whose amino-acid sequence MTLLEKFNMKLRGIIKIPELRERIIFTLLMFLVARVGTYIPAPGVDIDRLAQMTAQNDLLGYINMFSGGAFQRVSIFALGIVPYINASIVFSLLAVIIPKLEEIQKEGESGRNKITQWTRYLTIVIAIVQGIGVCTWLQSVGLVTTPGFSFFLTTIVTLTAGTVFLMWVGEQISVKGIGNGVSLLIFLNVISGGPRAIVQTMQDMQGNKFLVPVLLLVGLAAVVTIAGIVIFQLGQRKIPVHYVGKGFGGNSGMGQNSYIPLKLNSAGVMPVIFASVVMMVPSLLVNMLPGTFPGKVLLARYFSNYHPVYLILYALVIIFFSFFYTAIVFDPEKVADNLKQGGGAIPSIRPGADTADYLERVVTRITWGGAIFLAIIAILPMIIFNAFNLPVFFGGTGIIIVVGVALDTVQQIDAHLIMKEYKGFL is encoded by the coding sequence ATGACTTTGTTAGAAAAGTTTAACATGAAACTTAGAGGTATTATTAAAATTCCTGAGCTGAGGGAAAGAATAATCTTCACCTTATTGATGTTCCTAGTAGCTAGGGTAGGGACTTATATCCCTGCTCCTGGTGTAGATATAGATCGTTTGGCACAGATGACTGCGCAAAACGATCTACTAGGATACATTAATATGTTCTCAGGGGGAGCTTTTCAAAGAGTATCAATTTTTGCATTGGGAATCGTACCCTATATCAATGCTTCAATAGTATTTAGCTTACTTGCTGTTATTATTCCGAAGCTTGAGGAGATACAAAAAGAGGGTGAATCAGGCAGAAATAAAATTACTCAATGGACAAGATATCTTACTATTGTAATTGCCATAGTACAAGGAATCGGAGTATGTACATGGTTACAGTCCGTTGGATTAGTAACAACACCAGGATTTTCATTTTTCTTAACAACTATTGTAACATTAACTGCTGGTACAGTATTTTTAATGTGGGTAGGAGAGCAAATCTCAGTTAAGGGTATTGGTAATGGAGTTTCATTACTTATATTTCTAAATGTAATTTCAGGTGGACCAAGAGCGATAGTTCAAACAATGCAGGATATGCAAGGAAACAAATTCCTAGTACCTGTACTATTATTAGTGGGATTAGCAGCAGTTGTTACAATTGCTGGAATTGTAATATTCCAACTAGGTCAAAGAAAAATTCCAGTTCATTATGTTGGAAAGGGATTTGGAGGAAATAGTGGAATGGGACAAAATTCATATATTCCTTTAAAACTAAATAGTGCTGGTGTAATGCCAGTAATCTTTGCTTCAGTTGTAATGATGGTTCCATCTTTACTAGTAAATATGTTACCTGGAACATTTCCTGGAAAAGTATTGCTAGCAAGATATTTTAGTAACTATCATCCAGTATACTTAATACTTTATGCATTGGTTATAATTTTCTTCTCGTTTTTCTATACTGCTATTGTTTTTGATCCAGAAAAAGTTGCAGATAATTTAAAACAGGGTGGAGGAGCTATTCCAAGCATAAGACCAGGAGCAGACACAGCTGACTATCTAGAAAGAGTTGTAACGAGAATAACCTGGGGAGGCGCTATATTCTTAGCGATTATCGCCATTTTACCGATGATAATATTTAATGCTTTTAATCTACCAGTATTCTTTGGTGGAACAGGTATTATAATTGTTGTTGGGGTTGCTTTAGATACTGTACAACAGATAGATGCTCACCTTATTATGAAAGAATATAAGGGATTCTTATAA
- the map gene encoding type I methionyl aminopeptidase, with protein MVVLKTLDEIKEIKKANEIIARLYEEVLPKYIKAGVSTLELNNIIEDYIRTAGAIPATIGVGGPVNPYPAGSCISVNEEVVHGIPRANKILQEGDIVGVDVVTNLNGYFGDSAITFPVGKIDEEATRLLEVTKVARDIGIEAAVAGNRLGDVGHAIQQYVEKNGFTVVRDFSGHGVGKAMHEDPCIPNFGRRGRGLKIEDGMVLAIEPMVNEGSYKVSIENDGWTVVTRDGKRSAHFEHSIAIIDGKPLILSKLD; from the coding sequence ATGGTAGTTTTAAAAACCTTAGATGAGATTAAAGAAATAAAAAAAGCAAATGAAATAATTGCTAGATTATACGAAGAGGTTTTACCAAAGTATATAAAAGCTGGAGTTTCTACCTTAGAATTAAATAATATAATTGAAGATTATATTAGAACAGCAGGAGCAATTCCTGCTACTATAGGAGTAGGAGGCCCAGTTAATCCTTATCCAGCTGGATCTTGTATCTCTGTAAATGAAGAAGTAGTTCATGGAATTCCAAGAGCTAATAAGATTTTACAAGAGGGAGACATTGTCGGTGTTGACGTAGTAACTAATTTAAATGGATATTTTGGAGATTCTGCTATTACTTTCCCAGTTGGGAAAATAGATGAAGAAGCAACAAGATTACTAGAAGTAACTAAGGTGGCTAGAGATATTGGTATTGAAGCTGCAGTTGCAGGAAATAGATTAGGAGATGTAGGTCATGCCATACAACAATATGTTGAGAAAAATGGATTTACTGTGGTAAGAGATTTTTCTGGACATGGTGTTGGAAAAGCTATGCATGAGGATCCATGTATTCCTAACTTTGGAAGAAGAGGAAGAGGGTTAAAAATTGAAGATGGAATGGTTTTAGCAATAGAGCCAATGGTTAATGAAGGAAGCTATAAAGTTAGTATTGAGAATGATGGTTGGACTGTTGTAACAAGGGATGGAAAGAGATCAGCTCACTTTGAACACTCTATAGCAATTATAGACGGAAAGCCACTAATTTTAAGTAAATTAGACTAA
- the rpmD gene encoding 50S ribosomal protein L30, which translates to MAKLRIELIKSIIGRKPNHIATLKSLGLKKINDVAEHTATPEIKGKLAQVSYLIKVEEVQ; encoded by the coding sequence ATGGCAAAGCTTAGAATAGAGCTTATTAAAAGCATTATCGGAAGAAAGCCTAACCATATAGCGACTTTAAAGTCACTAGGGCTTAAGAAGATAAATGATGTGGCTGAGCATACAGCAACTCCTGAAATAAAAGGAAAGCTTGCTCAGGTGTCTTATCTTATAAAAGTAGAGGAGGTGCAATAA
- the rpsK gene encoding 30S ribosomal protein S11, which yields MAKKKVAKIKKKLKNIPNGIAHIHSTFNNTIIAITDTEGKVISWKSGGTSGFKGTKKGTPFAAQIAAEQAAQIATENGMKKLEVRVKGPGSGREAGIRSLQAAGLEVTKITDVTPVPHNGCRPPKRRRV from the coding sequence TTGGCTAAGAAGAAGGTAGCTAAGATCAAGAAAAAATTAAAAAATATTCCTAATGGAATAGCTCATATACACTCAACTTTCAACAACACTATAATCGCTATTACTGATACTGAAGGGAAAGTAATTAGCTGGAAATCAGGTGGAACTTCTGGGTTCAAAGGAACTAAGAAGGGTACTCCATTCGCGGCTCAAATCGCAGCAGAGCAAGCAGCTCAAATCGCAACGGAAAATGGAATGAAGAAATTAGAAGTAAGAGTGAAAGGTCCTGGATCAGGAAGAGAAGCTGGAATCAGATCTCTTCAAGCAGCTGGGTTAGAAGTTACAAAGATTACTGACGTAACTCCAGTTCCACACAATGGATGTAGACCACCAAAAAGAAGAAGAGTGTAA
- the rplF gene encoding 50S ribosomal protein L6 encodes MSRVGKKIIVVPAGVEVTVTPENVVTVKGPKGTLTKEFNQELTIKLENNEITIERSNDLPFSRSIHGTTRAIINNMIVGVSAGFKKTLNLVGVGYRAAEKNNGLEMSLGYSHPVIIDAVPGIKMTVEKNTTVHIEGAEKDVVGQVAANIRAKRAPEPYKGKGVKYADEVIRRKEGKKS; translated from the coding sequence ATGTCAAGAGTAGGTAAAAAGATCATAGTGGTACCTGCTGGGGTAGAAGTTACAGTTACTCCTGAAAATGTAGTAACTGTAAAAGGTCCTAAAGGTACTTTAACTAAGGAATTTAATCAAGAATTAACTATAAAACTTGAAAATAATGAAATCACAATAGAGAGATCTAATGATTTACCATTTTCAAGATCTATCCACGGAACAACAAGAGCTATCATCAATAACATGATAGTTGGAGTTTCTGCTGGATTCAAGAAAACTCTAAACCTTGTTGGAGTTGGATATAGAGCTGCAGAAAAAAATAACGGATTAGAGATGTCATTAGGATATTCTCACCCAGTTATTATTGATGCTGTTCCAGGAATCAAAATGACAGTTGAGAAAAACACAACTGTACATATTGAAGGAGCAGAAAAAGATGTAGTAGGTCAAGTTGCTGCTAACATCAGAGCTAAGAGAGCTCCAGAGCCTTATAAAGGTAAAGGAGTTAAGTACGCTGATGAAGTAATCAGAAGAAAAGAAGGTAAAAAGTCATAA
- the rpsH gene encoding 30S ribosomal protein S8: MFLTDPIADMLTRVRNANAVMHEKVDVPHSNLKEKIAEILKEEGYIANFKVVTDGNKKNIRIYLKYEGKERVIKGIKRISKPGRRVYASVEDMPRVLSGLGIAIVSTSKGVVTDRTARRENMGGEILAFVW, translated from the coding sequence ATGTTTTTAACAGATCCAATCGCTGATATGTTAACAAGAGTTAGAAATGCTAACGCAGTTATGCATGAGAAAGTTGACGTTCCTCACTCTAACTTAAAAGAGAAAATCGCTGAGATTTTAAAAGAGGAAGGATACATCGCTAACTTTAAAGTTGTAACTGATGGAAATAAAAAAAATATAAGAATATATTTAAAGTATGAAGGAAAAGAAAGAGTAATCAAAGGAATCAAGAGAATCTCTAAGCCAGGAAGAAGAGTATACGCTTCTGTAGAAGATATGCCAAGAGTATTATCTGGACTAGGAATCGCCATTGTTTCTACTTCTAAAGGTGTTGTAACAGACAGAACTGCTAGAAGAGAAAACATGGGTGGAGAGATCCTTGCATTCGTTTGGTAA
- the rpsD gene encoding 30S ribosomal protein S4 codes for MARNRQPILKRCRALGIDPVVLGVNKSSKRGMRPNANKKPTEYAIQLNEKQKAKFIYNVMEKQFRKLYEEATRKDGVTGLNLIQYLERRLENVVYRLGFAKTRRQARQVVSHGHIAVNGRRVNIASYRVKAGDVVSVIENSKNIDLIKNAVEESAVPAWLQLDKANFAGTVLQNPTKDDLDFDLNEALIVEFYSR; via the coding sequence ATGGCAAGAAATAGACAGCCTATTTTAAAGAGATGTAGAGCTCTTGGAATCGATCCAGTTGTTTTAGGAGTTAACAAATCTTCAAAAAGAGGGATGAGACCAAACGCTAATAAAAAGCCTACAGAGTACGCTATTCAATTAAATGAAAAGCAGAAGGCTAAGTTCATATATAACGTAATGGAGAAGCAGTTCAGAAAGCTTTATGAGGAAGCAACTAGAAAAGATGGTGTAACAGGTTTAAATCTAATCCAATATTTAGAGAGAAGATTAGAGAACGTTGTTTACAGATTAGGTTTTGCTAAGACTAGAAGACAAGCAAGACAAGTAGTTTCTCACGGACATATTGCAGTAAATGGAAGAAGGGTAAATATTGCTTCTTATAGAGTAAAAGCAGGAGACGTAGTTTCTGTAATTGAAAACTCTAAAAATATTGATTTAATAAAGAACGCAGTAGAAGAGAGTGCAGTTCCAGCATGGTTACAGTTAGATAAAGCTAACTTTGCAGGTACAGTTCTTCAGAACCCAACTAAAGACGATTTAGATTTCGATCTAAATGAAGCTTTAATAGTTGAGTTCTATTCTAGATAA
- the rpsN gene encoding 30S ribosomal protein S14, whose translation MAKKSMIARDVKRAELCDKYAEKRAELKKRVKDGDMEAMFELNKLPKNSSPVRKRNRCQLDGRPRGFMREFGISRVKFRQLAGAGIIPGVKKSSW comes from the coding sequence ATGGCTAAAAAGTCAATGATCGCTAGAGATGTTAAGAGAGCGGAACTATGCGATAAATATGCTGAAAAAAGAGCTGAGCTGAAGAAAAGAGTTAAAGATGGAGATATGGAAGCAATGTTTGAATTAAACAAGTTACCAAAAAACTCTTCTCCAGTTAGAAAAAGAAATAGATGTCAATTAGACGGAAGACCAAGAGGATTCATGAGAGAATTCGGAATTTCAAGAGTTAAGTTTAGACAACTTGCTGGTGCTGGAATTATTCCAGGTGTAAAGAAATCATCTTGGTAA
- the rpsM gene encoding 30S ribosomal protein S13 — MARIAGVDIPRNKRVEIALTYIYGIGKPTSQKVLKEAGVSFDTRVKDLTEEEINKIRAIIENVKVEGDLRKDVRLAIKRLMDIRCYRGLRHKMNLPVRGQKSKTNARTRKGPKKPIKK; from the coding sequence TTGGCTAGAATCGCAGGAGTAGATATTCCTAGAAATAAAAGAGTTGAGATTGCGTTAACTTATATTTATGGAATTGGAAAACCAACTTCACAAAAAGTTTTAAAAGAAGCAGGAGTTAGCTTTGATACAAGAGTTAAAGATTTAACTGAAGAAGAAATAAACAAAATCAGAGCTATCATTGAAAACGTTAAAGTAGAGGGTGACCTTAGAAAAGACGTTAGACTTGCTATAAAAAGATTAATGGACATCAGATGTTACAGAGGATTAAGACATAAAATGAATCTACCTGTAAGAGGACAAAAATCTAAAACAAATGCAAGAACTAGAAAAGGTCCTAAAAAACCTATTAAAAAATAA
- the rpsE gene encoding 30S ribosomal protein S5 yields the protein MSKFLNKEEKQFQEKLIKISRVSKTTKGGRTISFSVLAAVGDGEGNIGLGLGKANGVPDAIKKAIASAKKNLVHVSLKGNTIPHEIVGKWGATSIWMAPAYEGTGVIAGSSCREILELVGVQNILTKIKGSRNKHNVARATVEALRLLRTAEQVAALRGKEVKDILS from the coding sequence TTGTCTAAGTTTTTAAATAAAGAAGAAAAACAATTTCAAGAGAAATTAATAAAAATCTCTAGAGTATCTAAGACAACTAAAGGAGGAAGAACAATATCTTTCTCAGTTTTAGCTGCTGTAGGTGATGGAGAAGGAAATATTGGATTAGGACTAGGAAAAGCAAATGGTGTACCTGACGCTATTAAAAAAGCAATTGCATCTGCTAAGAAAAATCTAGTTCACGTATCTTTAAAAGGAAATACTATTCCTCATGAGATCGTTGGTAAATGGGGAGCTACATCTATATGGATGGCACCTGCATATGAAGGTACAGGAGTAATCGCTGGATCTTCATGTAGAGAGATCCTTGAGTTAGTAGGAGTACAAAACATTCTTACTAAAATCAAAGGTTCTAGAAACAAACACAACGTTGCAAGAGCTACAGTTGAAGCTTTAAGATTATTAAGAACAGCTGAGCAAGTTGCAGCTTTAAGAGGAAAAGAAGTTAAGGATATCTTAAGCTAG
- the rplO gene encoding 50S ribosomal protein L15 yields the protein MKLNQLQPSVPKKDRKRVGRGESSGLGKTAGKGSNGQKSRAGASVKPYFEGGQMPLYRRVPKRGFSNSLFRKDYAVINLSDLNRFEEGTEVTPELLVATGIVKKLGAGIKVLGNGSLEKKVSVKAHKVSESAKAAVEAKGGSVEIIEIKSFADVAKNN from the coding sequence ATGAAATTAAATCAATTACAACCTTCTGTACCTAAAAAAGATAGAAAAAGAGTAGGAAGAGGAGAATCTTCAGGATTAGGAAAAACTGCTGGTAAAGGAAGCAACGGACAAAAGTCAAGAGCTGGTGCTAGTGTTAAACCTTATTTCGAAGGTGGACAAATGCCTCTTTATAGAAGAGTTCCAAAGAGAGGATTCTCTAACTCTTTATTCAGAAAAGATTATGCAGTAATCAACTTATCTGATTTAAATAGATTTGAAGAAGGAACTGAAGTAACTCCTGAATTATTAGTTGCTACAGGTATCGTTAAGAAACTTGGTGCAGGAATTAAAGTTTTAGGAAATGGGTCTTTAGAGAAAAAAGTTTCTGTTAAAGCTCATAAAGTTTCTGAATCAGCTAAAGCAGCAGTTGAAGCAAAAGGTGGATCTGTAGAAATTATAGAAATAAAATCTTTTGCAGATGTTGCAAAAAATAACTAA